In a single window of the Streptomyces sp. NBC_00094 genome:
- a CDS encoding VOC family protein, translating into MAKEIQVAYDCADPLAQATFWAEALGYRLPPSSEPENTWAAISDPDGKGPRLYFQMVPEGRTAAKNRLHLDVRSAPGLTGDERMAVLELEAARLEGLGAKRLYRLDADSENEGIIVMDDPEGNIFCLD; encoded by the coding sequence ATGGCCAAGGAAATCCAAGTGGCGTACGACTGCGCTGATCCGCTCGCGCAGGCGACGTTCTGGGCCGAGGCCCTGGGCTATCGCCTCCCGCCGTCGTCCGAGCCCGAGAACACCTGGGCGGCCATCTCGGATCCGGACGGCAAGGGGCCTCGGCTGTACTTCCAGATGGTCCCGGAGGGGAGGACGGCGGCGAAGAACCGCCTCCACCTGGACGTGCGTTCGGCACCCGGCCTGACTGGGGACGAGCGGATGGCCGTGCTGGAGCTGGAGGCCGCCAGGCTGGAGGGGCTGGGAGCGAAGCGGCTGTACCGGCTCGACGCCGACAGTGAGAACGAGGGCATCATCGTGATGGACGACCCCGAGGGAAACATCTTCTGCCTGGACTGA
- a CDS encoding TetR/AcrR family transcriptional regulator, producing MTSRKTYHHGDLRQSVLAAALDVIAAEGPGALSLRDLARRAGVSHAAPAHHFKDRAGLLTAIATEGYDLLAAALAAAPELRERGVRYVRFATDHPAHFQVMFQPELLRTDDPELLAAKERASAELRAGVAGLRTAPDARAAGIAAWSLAHGFATLLLTRNVDAALDGRDPEEYFRSLTGLLFTGGLATEAP from the coding sequence ATGACGAGCCGGAAGACCTACCACCACGGCGACCTGCGGCAGTCCGTCCTCGCCGCCGCCCTCGACGTGATCGCCGCCGAAGGCCCCGGAGCGCTGAGCCTGCGCGACCTCGCGCGCCGCGCGGGCGTCTCGCACGCCGCCCCCGCCCACCACTTCAAGGACCGCGCCGGACTCCTCACCGCGATCGCCACCGAGGGGTACGACCTCCTGGCCGCGGCCCTCGCCGCGGCGCCCGAGCTGCGCGAACGCGGCGTGCGCTACGTACGGTTCGCGACGGACCACCCCGCCCACTTCCAGGTCATGTTCCAGCCGGAGCTGCTCCGCACCGACGACCCGGAACTCCTCGCCGCCAAGGAGCGGGCCTCCGCCGAACTCCGGGCGGGCGTCGCCGGCCTCCGGACCGCCCCGGACGCCCGCGCGGCCGGCATCGCCGCCTGGTCGCTCGCCCACGGCTTCGCGACGCTGCTCCTGACGCGAAACGTCGACGCGGCGCTGGACGGCCGGGACCCCGAGGAGTACTTCCGCTCGCTGACGGGCCTGCTCTTCACCGGCGGACTCGCCACGGAGGCCCCCTAG
- a CDS encoding SGNH/GDSL hydrolase family protein — MRSTSTLRRAATALLTVAALGIAPTALADTGHQGPSWRAAWAASPQSPTAPFSANWSLQGFADQTVRQVVRVTTGGTRARIELTNRYGTTPLRITGATVARTDKGSAVRPGSIRQLRFDGRASVTIPAGGTLLSDAANLPVEAFGSLTVTLYLADATGPATFHHFSSATSYRADGDHRADLAGTAFDETSASWYFLSGVEVTGGRDTGRRNGVVTFGDSITDGVGSTLDTDNRYPDQLAERLAEAGRPRAVVNHGIAGNQVVNDTTWAGDKALSRFRKDVLTEPGVRTVIILEGINDIGGSTTTFPAAPTPDVSAERLIAGHRTLIREAHAKGLKAVGATLTPIKGSFYYSPANEAKRDAVNEWIRTSGAYDAVVDFDRAVADPADPDRMLTAYDSGDALHPNDAGYTAMAGAVDLDEL, encoded by the coding sequence ATGCGATCAACGAGCACCCTCCGCCGCGCCGCCACCGCCCTCCTCACCGTCGCCGCCCTCGGCATCGCCCCCACCGCGCTCGCCGACACCGGCCACCAGGGCCCCTCCTGGCGCGCCGCCTGGGCCGCGTCGCCGCAGTCGCCGACCGCGCCCTTCAGTGCCAACTGGTCGCTGCAGGGCTTCGCCGACCAGACGGTCCGCCAGGTCGTCAGGGTCACCACCGGTGGCACCCGGGCCCGGATCGAGCTGACGAACCGTTACGGCACCACGCCCCTGCGGATCACGGGCGCGACCGTCGCCCGTACGGACAAGGGCAGCGCGGTACGCCCCGGATCCATACGCCAGCTCCGCTTCGACGGCCGGGCGTCCGTCACGATCCCCGCCGGCGGCACGCTCCTCAGCGACGCCGCGAACCTCCCCGTCGAGGCCTTCGGCTCGCTCACCGTCACCCTCTACCTGGCGGACGCGACCGGCCCCGCGACCTTCCACCACTTCTCCTCGGCCACCAGCTACCGGGCCGACGGCGACCACCGCGCCGACCTGGCCGGCACGGCCTTCGACGAGACCAGCGCATCCTGGTACTTCCTCTCCGGCGTCGAGGTCACCGGCGGCCGGGACACCGGACGCCGGAACGGCGTCGTGACCTTCGGGGACTCCATCACCGACGGCGTCGGCTCCACGCTCGACACCGACAACCGCTACCCCGACCAGCTGGCGGAACGCCTCGCCGAGGCCGGCCGGCCCCGCGCCGTCGTCAACCACGGCATCGCCGGCAACCAGGTCGTCAACGACACCACCTGGGCGGGCGACAAGGCCCTCTCGCGCTTCCGTAAGGACGTCCTGACGGAGCCCGGCGTCCGGACCGTGATCATCCTCGAGGGCATCAACGACATCGGCGGCAGCACGACGACCTTCCCCGCCGCGCCCACCCCCGACGTCTCCGCCGAGCGGCTGATCGCGGGCCACCGCACCCTGATCCGCGAGGCCCACGCGAAGGGCCTCAAGGCCGTCGGCGCGACCCTCACCCCGATCAAGGGCTCCTTCTACTACTCCCCGGCGAACGAGGCCAAGCGGGACGCCGTCAACGAGTGGATCCGCACGTCCGGCGCGTACGACGCGGTCGTCGACTTCGACCGCGCGGTCGCGGACCCGGCGGACCCGGACCGCATGCTCACGGCGTACGACTCGGGCGACGCCCTGCACCCGAACGACGCGGGCTACACGGCGATGGCCGGGGCAGTGGACCTCGACGAGCTGTGA
- the mfd gene encoding transcription-repair coupling factor, whose translation MSLHGLLDVVVKDAALAEAVKAAADGNRPHVDLVGPAAARPFAVAALARDSGRPVLAVTATGREAEDLAAALRSLLDPDKVVEYPSWETLPHERLSPRSDTVGRRLAVLRRLAHPRDDDPAAGPVSVVVAPIRSVLQPQVKGLGDLEPVALRSGQSADLNEIVEGLAAAAYSRVELVEKRGEFAVRGGILDVFPPTEEHPLRIEFWGDDVEEIRYFKVADQRSLEVAEHGLWAPPCRELLLTEDVRERARALAEAHPELGELLNKIAEGIAVEGMESLAPVLVDDMELLLDVLPKGAMAVVCDPERVRTRASDLVATSQEFLQASWAATAGGGEAPIDVGAASLWGIADVRDRARELDIAWWSVAPFAADEVLSGDTLLLGMRAPESYRGDTARALADTKGWLADGWRTVYVTEAHGPATRTVEVLGGEGIAARLTVLDSKTGDLAEISPSVVHVSTGSIDFGFVDPALKLAVLTETDLSGQKAAGKDGQRMPAKRRKTIDPLTLEVGDYIVHEQHGVGRYVEMVQRTVQGATREYLLVEYAPAKRGQPGDRLYIPTDQLEQVTKYVGGEAPTLHRLGGADWTKTKARAKKAVKEIAADLIKLYSARMAAPGHAFGQDTPWQRELEDAFPYAETPDQLSTIAEVKEDMEKTVPMDRLICGDVGYGKTEIAVRAAFKAVQDGKQVAVLVPTTLLVQQHFGTFGERYSQFPVKVRALSRFQSDTESKATLEGLREGSVDVVIGTHRLFSSETKFKDLGLVIVDEEQRFGVEHKEQLKKLRANVDVLTMSATPIPRTLEMAVTGIREMSTITTPPEERHPVLTFVGPYEEKQIGAAIRRELLREGQVFYIHNRVDSIDRAAARLREIVPEARIATAHGQMSESALEQVVVDFWEKKFDVLVSTTIVESGIDISNANTLIVERGDNFGLSQLHQLRGRVGRGRERGYAYFLYPPEKPLTETAHERLATIAQHTEMGAGMYVAMKDLEIRGAGNLLGGEQSGHIAGVGFDLYVRMVGEAVADYRAQMEGGPEEEAPLEVKIELPVDAHMPHDYAPGERLRLQAYRSIASANSEEDIRAVREELTDRYGKLPEPVENLLLVAGLRMLARACGVGEIVLQGPNIRFAPVELRESQELRLKRLYPRTVIKPAVHQILVPRPTSGKIGGKPVVGRELLAWTGEFLTTILGS comes from the coding sequence ATGAGCCTGCACGGCCTGCTTGATGTAGTCGTCAAGGACGCGGCCCTCGCCGAAGCGGTGAAGGCCGCCGCCGACGGGAACCGCCCGCACGTCGACCTGGTCGGGCCGGCCGCCGCGCGCCCGTTCGCCGTCGCCGCGCTCGCCCGTGACTCGGGGCGCCCTGTCCTGGCCGTCACCGCGACCGGGCGGGAGGCCGAGGACCTGGCCGCCGCGCTCCGCTCGCTCCTCGACCCGGACAAGGTCGTCGAGTACCCCTCCTGGGAGACCCTGCCGCACGAGCGGCTCTCGCCCCGCTCCGACACCGTCGGCCGCCGTCTCGCCGTGCTGCGCCGCCTCGCGCACCCGCGCGACGACGACCCGGCCGCCGGCCCCGTCAGCGTCGTCGTCGCGCCGATCCGCTCCGTACTCCAGCCGCAGGTCAAGGGCCTCGGCGACCTGGAGCCCGTGGCCCTGCGCAGTGGCCAGAGCGCGGACCTGAACGAGATCGTCGAGGGCCTCGCGGCCGCCGCGTACTCCCGGGTCGAGCTCGTCGAGAAGCGCGGCGAGTTCGCCGTGCGCGGCGGCATCCTGGACGTCTTCCCGCCCACCGAGGAGCACCCGCTCCGCATCGAGTTCTGGGGCGACGACGTCGAGGAGATCCGCTACTTCAAGGTGGCGGACCAGCGATCCCTCGAAGTCGCCGAGCACGGTCTGTGGGCGCCGCCCTGCCGCGAACTGCTGCTGACCGAGGACGTACGGGAGCGGGCCCGGGCGCTGGCCGAGGCCCACCCGGAGCTGGGCGAGCTCCTGAACAAGATCGCGGAGGGCATCGCGGTCGAGGGCATGGAGTCCCTGGCCCCGGTCCTCGTCGACGACATGGAGCTGCTGCTCGACGTGCTGCCGAAGGGCGCCATGGCCGTGGTCTGCGACCCCGAGCGGGTCCGGACCCGGGCCTCGGACCTGGTGGCGACGTCGCAGGAGTTCCTCCAGGCCTCGTGGGCGGCGACGGCCGGCGGCGGCGAGGCCCCGATCGACGTCGGCGCCGCCTCCCTGTGGGGGATCGCGGACGTACGGGACCGGGCGCGCGAGCTGGACATCGCCTGGTGGTCGGTGGCGCCGTTCGCGGCGGACGAGGTCCTGTCGGGGGACACCCTGCTCCTCGGCATGCGCGCCCCGGAGTCGTACCGCGGGGACACCGCCCGGGCGCTCGCCGACACCAAGGGCTGGCTGGCCGACGGCTGGCGCACGGTGTACGTGACGGAGGCCCACGGCCCCGCGACCCGTACGGTCGAGGTCCTCGGCGGCGAGGGCATCGCCGCCCGCCTCACTGTGCTCGATTCGAAGACGGGGGACCTCGCGGAGATCTCGCCGTCCGTCGTGCACGTGTCGACCGGCTCCATCGACTTCGGCTTCGTCGACCCGGCGCTCAAGCTCGCCGTCCTCACCGAGACCGACCTGTCCGGCCAGAAGGCGGCCGGCAAGGACGGCCAGCGGATGCCGGCCAAGCGCCGCAAGACCATCGACCCGCTGACCCTGGAGGTCGGCGACTACATCGTGCACGAGCAGCACGGCGTCGGCCGGTACGTGGAGATGGTCCAGCGGACCGTGCAGGGCGCGACCCGCGAGTACCTCCTCGTCGAGTACGCCCCCGCCAAGCGCGGCCAGCCCGGCGACCGGCTGTACATCCCCACCGACCAGCTGGAGCAGGTCACCAAGTACGTGGGCGGCGAGGCGCCGACCCTGCACCGGCTCGGCGGCGCGGACTGGACGAAGACGAAGGCGCGCGCGAAGAAGGCCGTCAAGGAGATCGCCGCCGACCTGATCAAGCTGTACTCGGCCCGGATGGCGGCCCCCGGCCACGCCTTCGGCCAGGACACCCCGTGGCAGCGCGAGCTGGAGGACGCCTTCCCGTACGCGGAGACGCCCGACCAGCTGTCCACCATCGCCGAGGTGAAGGAGGACATGGAGAAGACGGTCCCCATGGACCGTCTGATCTGCGGCGACGTCGGCTACGGCAAGACGGAGATCGCGGTACGGGCGGCGTTCAAGGCGGTCCAGGACGGCAAGCAGGTCGCGGTCCTCGTCCCGACGACGCTCCTCGTGCAGCAGCACTTCGGCACGTTCGGCGAGCGGTACTCGCAGTTCCCGGTGAAGGTGCGGGCGCTGTCCCGCTTCCAGAGCGACACCGAGTCGAAGGCGACGCTGGAGGGGCTGCGGGAGGGCTCGGTCGACGTCGTCATCGGCACCCACCGCCTCTTCTCCTCCGAGACGAAGTTCAAGGACCTGGGCCTGGTCATCGTCGACGAGGAGCAGCGCTTCGGCGTCGAGCACAAGGAGCAGCTGAAGAAGCTCCGCGCCAACGTCGACGTGCTGACGATGTCGGCCACCCCGATTCCGCGCACCCTGGAGATGGCGGTGACGGGCATCCGCGAGATGTCGACGATCACCACCCCGCCGGAGGAGCGGCACCCGGTCCTCACCTTCGTCGGCCCGTACGAGGAGAAGCAGATCGGCGCCGCGATCCGGCGCGAACTCCTCCGCGAGGGACAGGTCTTCTACATCCACAACCGTGTCGACTCGATCGACCGGGCCGCGGCGCGACTGCGCGAGATCGTGCCCGAGGCGCGGATCGCGACCGCCCACGGCCAGATGAGCGAGAGCGCCCTGGAGCAGGTGGTCGTCGACTTCTGGGAGAAGAAGTTCGACGTCCTCGTCTCCACGACGATCGTCGAGTCCGGCATCGACATCTCCAACGCCAACACCCTCATCGTCGAGCGCGGCGACAACTTCGGCCTCTCACAGCTCCACCAGCTGCGCGGCCGCGTCGGCCGAGGCCGCGAGCGGGGTTACGCGTACTTCCTGTACCCGCCGGAGAAGCCGCTGACGGAGACCGCGCACGAGCGGCTCGCGACGATCGCCCAGCACACCGAGATGGGCGCCGGCATGTACGTGGCGATGAAGGACCTGGAGATCCGCGGCGCGGGCAACCTGCTCGGCGGCGAGCAGTCCGGTCACATCGCGGGCGTCGGCTTCGACCTGTACGTCCGGATGGTCGGCGAGGCGGTCGCGGACTACCGGGCGCAGATGGAGGGCGGCCCGGAGGAGGAGGCGCCGCTGGAGGTCAAGATCGAGCTCCCGGTCGACGCCCACATGCCGCACGACTACGCGCCGGGGGAGCGGCTGCGGCTCCAGGCCTACCGCTCGATCGCCTCCGCGAACTCGGAGGAGGACATCAGGGCCGTACGCGAGGAGCTCACCGACCGGTACGGCAAGCTGCCGGAGCCGGTCGAGAACCTGCTCCTGGTGGCGGGCCTGCGGATGCTGGCGCGCGCGTGCGGCGTCGGCGAGATCGTCCTCCAGGGCCCGAACATCCGCTTCGCGCCGGTGGAGTTGAGGGAGTCGCAGGAGCTGCGCCTGAAGCGCCTGTACCCGCGCACGGTGATCAAGCCGGCCGTCCACCAGATCCTGGTCCCGCGCCCCACGTCGGGCAAGATCGGCGGGAAGCCGGTGGTCGGGCGCGAACTCCTCGCGTGGACGGGCGAGTTCCTGACGACGATCCTGGGGTCGTGA
- a CDS encoding type II toxin-antitoxin system Phd/YefM family antitoxin: MEAARQYNVHEAKTHFSKILEAVATGEEVIISKSGEPVAKVIPLAGKVHRSDYGSLKGRITLADDFDDLPEGFDEAFGADE, encoded by the coding sequence ATGGAAGCAGCCCGGCAGTACAACGTCCACGAGGCGAAGACCCACTTCTCCAAGATCCTGGAGGCGGTCGCGACCGGCGAGGAGGTGATCATCAGCAAGTCCGGCGAACCGGTCGCGAAGGTGATCCCGCTGGCCGGCAAGGTCCACCGGAGCGACTACGGCTCCCTCAAGGGCCGGATCACCCTGGCCGACGACTTCGACGACCTCCCCGAGGGCTTCGACGAGGCCTTCGGAGCCGACGAGTGA
- a CDS encoding type II toxin-antitoxin system VapC family toxin, producing MKLLLDTHVVLWWLSGELPDKTRDLLAGERWVYMSAVTPWELSVKQATGKLDAPVDVAERARATQFLPLPIVAEHGVRAGQLPPHHRDPFDRILIAQAQTEGLTLVTRDKHIPRYDVPVLTV from the coding sequence GTGAAGCTCCTTCTCGACACGCACGTCGTCCTGTGGTGGCTCAGCGGAGAGCTCCCGGACAAGACTCGCGACCTGCTTGCCGGGGAGCGCTGGGTCTACATGAGCGCGGTGACCCCCTGGGAGCTCTCCGTCAAGCAGGCCACGGGCAAACTCGACGCCCCCGTGGATGTCGCGGAGCGGGCCCGGGCCACGCAGTTCCTCCCGCTGCCGATCGTCGCGGAGCACGGCGTCCGCGCCGGACAGCTCCCGCCCCACCACCGCGACCCCTTCGACCGGATACTGATCGCCCAGGCACAGACCGAAGGGCTCACCCTCGTGACCCGGGACAAGCACATCCCCCGCTACGACGTGCCGGTGCTCACCGTCTGA
- a CDS encoding ABC transporter permease — MTVLKTSLRNFLAHKGRMALSAVAVLLSVAFVSGTLVFTDTMNTTFDKLFASTASDVSVSPRGAAAEDESPQTGRPESLPASLVEQVGKAEGVQAAQGAIASTSVTVVDAENENVGPTSGAPTIALNWTPNELRSVELVSGHEPRGPTDVVVDGATAEKHGLKIGDELRTIAVDGDFTAKISGIVDFKVTNPGATLVYFDTATAQRELLGKEGLFTQIQADAKPGVSDDALKANIAAAIGGDGYKLQTAAEAADAGREDVAGFLDVMKYAMLGFAGIAFLVGIFLIVNTFSMLVAQRTREIGLMRAIGSSRKQINRSVLVEALLLGLVGSVAGVAAGVGLAVGLMKLMSSMGMELSTRDLTVAWTTPAIGLALGVVVTVLSAYIPARRAGKVSPMAALRDAGTPADGKAGRVRGGLGLALTAAGAAALWTATRAEEAGPGSLWLGLGVVLSLLGFIVIGPLLAGGVVRALGVVVLRVFGPVGRMAERNALRNPRRTGATGAALMIGLALVACLSVVGSSMVASATEELDRSVGADYIVQSGTGQPIVPQAQAALEKVPGLDHVTEYRWVDATITDPGGRTAKAVELAATDPTYMKDLRRETTAGTLADAYGTDAMSVGSEYAAEHGVKVGDVLPVEFKGGETAKLKVMAITEDTGGVDSGVMYTNITTLARYVPADRMPHSLLLLASAKEGQETQAYQAVKDALAPYPQYKASNQADYKEDLKGQVGQLLNIVYGLLALAIVVAILGVVNTLALSVVERTREIGLMRAIGLSRRQLRRMIRLESVVIALFGALLGLGLGMGWGTAAQKLLALEGLGVLEIPWPTILTVFVGSAFVGLFAALVPAFRAGRMNVLNAIASE, encoded by the coding sequence ATGACCGTCCTCAAGACCTCGCTGCGCAACTTCCTCGCGCACAAGGGACGCATGGCGCTCTCCGCCGTCGCCGTCCTCCTCTCCGTCGCCTTCGTCAGTGGGACGCTCGTCTTCACCGACACCATGAACACGACGTTCGACAAGCTCTTCGCGTCGACCGCCTCCGACGTCAGCGTCAGCCCGAGGGGCGCGGCGGCGGAGGACGAGAGCCCGCAGACCGGCCGCCCCGAGTCCCTCCCCGCCTCGCTCGTCGAGCAGGTCGGGAAGGCGGAGGGCGTCCAGGCCGCGCAGGGCGCGATCGCCTCCACCAGCGTCACCGTCGTCGACGCCGAGAACGAGAACGTCGGGCCCACCAGCGGCGCCCCGACCATCGCCCTCAACTGGACCCCCAACGAGCTCCGTTCGGTGGAGCTCGTCTCCGGCCACGAGCCGCGCGGCCCCACCGACGTGGTCGTCGACGGCGCCACCGCCGAGAAGCACGGCCTGAAGATCGGCGACGAGCTGCGGACCATCGCCGTCGACGGCGACTTCACGGCGAAGATCTCCGGCATCGTCGACTTCAAGGTCACCAACCCCGGCGCCACCCTCGTCTACTTCGACACGGCCACCGCGCAGCGCGAACTCCTCGGCAAGGAAGGCCTGTTCACGCAGATCCAGGCCGACGCGAAGCCCGGTGTCAGTGACGACGCGCTGAAGGCGAACATCGCCGCGGCCATCGGGGGCGACGGCTACAAGCTCCAGACCGCCGCCGAGGCCGCCGACGCGGGCCGCGAGGACGTCGCCGGGTTCCTCGACGTCATGAAGTACGCGATGCTCGGCTTCGCCGGGATCGCCTTCCTCGTCGGCATCTTCCTCATCGTCAACACCTTCTCCATGCTGGTCGCCCAGCGCACCCGCGAGATCGGCCTCATGCGGGCCATCGGCTCCAGCCGCAAGCAGATCAACCGCTCCGTCCTCGTCGAGGCGCTGCTCCTCGGCCTGGTCGGCTCGGTCGCCGGAGTCGCGGCGGGCGTCGGTCTCGCCGTCGGCCTCATGAAGCTCATGTCCTCGATGGGCATGGAGCTCTCCACCCGCGACCTCACCGTCGCGTGGACGACCCCCGCCATCGGCCTCGCCCTCGGCGTCGTCGTCACCGTCCTCTCCGCCTACATCCCGGCCCGCCGGGCCGGCAAGGTCTCCCCGATGGCCGCCCTCCGCGACGCCGGCACCCCCGCCGACGGGAAGGCCGGACGGGTCCGGGGCGGGCTCGGCCTCGCCCTCACCGCCGCCGGCGCCGCCGCGCTGTGGACCGCGACCCGCGCCGAGGAAGCCGGCCCCGGCTCGCTCTGGCTCGGCCTCGGCGTCGTCCTCTCCCTCCTCGGCTTCATCGTCATCGGCCCGCTCCTCGCCGGCGGGGTGGTCCGGGCCCTCGGCGTCGTCGTCCTGCGGGTCTTCGGCCCGGTCGGCCGGATGGCCGAGCGCAACGCCCTGCGCAACCCGCGCCGCACCGGCGCCACCGGCGCGGCCCTGATGATCGGCCTCGCCCTGGTCGCCTGCCTGTCGGTGGTCGGCTCCTCGATGGTCGCCTCGGCCACCGAGGAACTGGACCGCTCCGTCGGCGCCGACTACATCGTCCAGTCCGGCACCGGCCAGCCGATCGTGCCGCAGGCACAGGCAGCCCTGGAGAAGGTCCCGGGCCTCGACCACGTCACCGAGTACAGGTGGGTCGACGCCACGATCACCGACCCGGGCGGCCGCACCGCGAAGGCCGTCGAGCTGGCCGCCACCGACCCGACGTACATGAAGGACCTGCGCCGGGAGACCACGGCGGGCACGCTCGCCGACGCCTACGGTACGGACGCCATGTCCGTCGGCAGCGAGTACGCCGCCGAGCACGGCGTGAAGGTCGGCGACGTCCTGCCCGTCGAGTTCAAGGGCGGCGAGACGGCGAAGCTCAAGGTCATGGCGATCACCGAGGACACCGGCGGCGTCGACTCGGGCGTGATGTACACCAACATCACCACCCTCGCCCGGTACGTCCCCGCCGACCGGATGCCGCACAGCCTGCTCCTCCTCGCCAGCGCGAAGGAGGGCCAGGAGACCCAGGCCTACCAGGCCGTCAAGGACGCCCTCGCGCCCTACCCGCAGTACAAGGCGAGCAACCAGGCCGACTACAAGGAGGACCTGAAGGGCCAGGTCGGCCAGCTCCTCAACATCGTGTACGGGCTCCTCGCCCTCGCGATCGTCGTCGCGATCCTCGGCGTCGTGAACACCCTGGCCCTCTCGGTCGTCGAGCGGACCCGCGAGATCGGCCTCATGCGCGCCATCGGCCTCTCCCGCCGCCAGCTGCGCCGCATGATCCGTCTGGAATCGGTGGTCATCGCCCTCTTCGGCGCCCTCCTCGGCCTCGGCCTGGGCATGGGCTGGGGCACGGCCGCCCAGAAGCTCCTCGCCCTGGAGGGCCTCGGCGTCCTGGAGATCCCCTGGCCGACGATCCTCACCGTCTTCGTCGGCTCGGCCTTCGTGGGCCTCTTCGCCGCCCTGGTCCCGGCCTTCCGGGCGGGCCGGATGAACGTCCTGAACGCGATCGCGAGCGAGTAG
- a CDS encoding ABC transporter ATP-binding protein: MTSAVTIPRHGDTGGRTAVAARARQVVKAYGAGETRVVALDSVDVDIARGAFTAIMGPSGSGKSTLMHCLAGLDTVTSGEIFLDETEITGLKDKKLTQLRRDRIGFIFQAFNLLPTLSAIENITLPMDIAGRKPDAEWLRRVVDTVGLSDRLKHRPNELSGGQQQRVAVARALAARPEIIFGDEPTGNLDSRAGAEVLGFLRQSVDELGQTIVMVTHDPVAASYADRVLYLADGRIVDEMERPTADAVLDRMKDFDARGRTS, from the coding sequence GTGACTTCGGCTGTGACCATCCCCAGGCACGGGGACACCGGAGGGCGTACGGCCGTCGCCGCGCGGGCGCGACAGGTCGTCAAGGCGTACGGCGCGGGGGAGACCCGGGTCGTCGCGCTGGACTCCGTCGACGTGGACATCGCCCGTGGTGCCTTCACCGCGATCATGGGGCCCTCGGGTTCCGGCAAGTCGACCCTGATGCACTGCCTCGCCGGGCTCGACACCGTCACCAGCGGCGAGATCTTCCTCGACGAGACCGAGATCACCGGGCTCAAGGACAAGAAGCTCACCCAGCTCCGCCGGGACCGGATCGGCTTCATCTTCCAGGCGTTCAACCTGCTGCCGACCCTGAGCGCCATCGAGAACATCACGCTCCCGATGGACATCGCCGGACGCAAGCCGGACGCCGAGTGGCTGCGGCGGGTCGTCGACACGGTGGGTCTCTCCGACCGCCTCAAGCACCGGCCGAACGAGCTCTCCGGCGGGCAGCAGCAGCGCGTCGCCGTGGCCCGCGCGCTCGCCGCCCGGCCCGAGATCATCTTCGGTGACGAGCCGACCGGCAACCTCGACTCCCGGGCCGGCGCCGAGGTCCTCGGCTTCCTGCGGCAGTCCGTCGACGAGCTGGGGCAGACGATCGTCATGGTCACCCACGACCCGGTCGCCGCCTCGTACGCCGACCGCGTCCTCTACCTCGCCGACGGGCGGATCGTCGACGAGATGGAGCGGCCCACCGCCGACGCCGTCCTCGACCGGATGAAGGACTTCGACGCGCGCGGGCGGACGTCATGA